The stretch of DNA ACCGGGCGGGTGGTGGCGGAGGCGGGGGCGTACAACCGTCAGGCGGCCTTTGGGGACGACGTGATTTCGCGCATTGTCTACACGGTTGAGGAAAAGGACGGCCTCGCGCATCTACAGCGGGAGGCCGCGGCAAGTATCAACAGCGTGTTGCAGGCGATGCTGGCCGGGCTCGGGCGGAGTGGGCTGGACGTGCGGTCCGCCGTCTGCGCCGGCAACCCGACCATGATCCACCTCCTGTTCGGGGTGGATGCGAGATACCTGCGGCTGGAGCCGTACGTTCCGGCGGCCGACGAATGGCCGGCTGTTCGCGCGGCTGAACTGGGGCTCGCGCTGCACCCGCGGGCGCTGGTGCACACGCTGCCGGGAGTGGCCAGCTACCTTGGCGGGGATATTACAGGCGGCCTTGTGGCCGCGGGGGTTGACGTCAGCGACGAACTGACCCTTTTCCTGGATGTCGGTACTAACGGGGAGATGGTGCTCGGCAACCGGGAGTGGCTGGTGGGCTGCGCGTGCTCGGCGGGCCCGGCCTTTGAAGGCGGGGGAATCGCCTGCGGGATGCGCGCCGAGACCGGGGCCATCGAGCGGGTCGGCATCACCGCCGGAGGTTACGAGGTTGTCCGGCGTACGGTCGGCGACGCTCCCCCGGCCGGCCTCTGCGGCAGCGGACTGATCGGGACTGTGGCTGCGCTGCGGCGGGCGGGAGTGGTCGACCGTGCAGGGCGCTTCGTCAACGGTGTGGATACACCGCGGCTGCGGCCGGGACCGGACGGGCCTGAGTTCGTGATCGCCTGGCCGGCCGAAACGGCGGGCGGGCGGGCCATTACTCTCGGAGAGGCGGAAATCGCGAATATCCTTCGGGCGAAAGCCGCGGTCTTCGCCGGCATTCGCAGCATGCTCAATGCAGTCGGCATCGGGCTGAATGAGATTGAGCGTGTCGTGATCGCCGGCGGTTTCGGGCGTTACCTGCATCTCGCTGATGCGGTGGCCATCGGGCTCTTGCCCGACCTTCCGCCGGAAAGGTACTCATATCTCGGCAACACCGCTCTCAAGGGAGCGCGGGCGGCGCTGTTGGCAGCCGAAGTGCGGACGCGGGTCGCCGCGGCGGCCGAGCGCATGACTTACCTGGATCTGAGCATGGAGACCGGCTTCATGGACGAGTTCATGCGGGCCCTCTTCCTTCCCCACACCGATGAATCGTTGTTTCCTACGGTTGCGGGCCATGGGTTGGCTGATCCTTAGACCGCAACGTAGCGGCGGCCCGCCCCGACCGTACGTCAACCGCGTCCGGCGGCGCCGGTGCGGTCCGCTTTCCCCGAACGGTAACCGCCCCGCCGGGAAGGGCCGCCGGCACGGGGTGAAGAGATCAGGGTTGAACACCAAAGGCTGAAAACTATCACCCACACGTCGTAAGAAGCAGCACACCGCGGACTTCCAGCGGGTGGCTGCTTTTTTGTTGCCCGGGGCGGGCGAATCTAATTACCATATCTCCTATAATTCACGCCTTTTGGTGAACCGCCTGAGTGAAGGGGGAGAGAATTTGGTCACAGAGTGCGGTACCACGCTGCTAGAGAGGACTCGCGGCATCGTGGCTCCCTATGCGGGGCGGGAAGGCATGCTTGTCCACGCCCTGCAGGATGTCCAGGGAGTCTTCGGCTACTTGCCCGAGGATGCCTTGCGGGTGCTGGCGGAGGAACTGGGCGTATCGTTGTCCCACATCTGGGGGGTTGCCTCCTTCTATGACCGTTTTCATTTTATACGCCGGGGGCGGAATACCGTGCGGGTATGCACCGGAACGGCATGCCAGGTCCAGGGGAGCCGGAACGTTCTGCAGCAGGTGGAGAAACTGCTGGGCCTCAGGAACGGTGAGACGAGTCCGGATTTCAGCTTCACTCTGGAAACGGTCAATTGCGTCGGCTGCTGCGGGCTGGCTCCGGTCGTTACGGTGAACAACGAGGTCGTCCCGGCGCCAGAAATGGAACGCGTGCTTGCCGACCTGCGAAAGGGGAACGGCGGCAATGACTAGACTGGCGAGTGCGGCGGACCTGGCCGCGCTGCGGGAACGCCTGGCGGCGCAATACGCGTCCGGCGAACCCGTGGTCAGGGTTTGCACCGGCTCGGCCTGCCGGGCCGCCGGCTCATTACGGGTGGCCGACGCGGTGACCGAGGAGCTTCGCCGCGCCGGAATTCAGGTGAGTGTCCGGCGAACCGGCTGCCAGGGGTTCTGCCAGCACGGCCCGTTGGTGATGGTCGATCCGGAGGGCTGGCTTTACGGAGGGGTTACGCCCTCCGACGCGGCAAAACTGGTGGATTTGACGGTACGACGCAGACAACTGATCGAACACCTTGCCTGCCGGCACCCGGAGACCGGGCGACCGATCGGTTCAACCTCCGAACTGCCGTTTTATCAGCGACAAACCCGCCTGGTGTTGCGGCACTGCGGGTTGATCGACCCGACCTCCATCGAGGACTACATCGCGGCGGGCGGCTATCGCGCCCTGGCCAGGGTGCTGGAGACGATGTCACCGGAGGCGGTGATCAGCCTCATCAAGCGTGCGGGGCTGCGCGGACGTGGCGGCGCCGGCTTTCCCACCGGCCGGAAGTGGGAGGCCGGGCGGGCGGCCACCGGGACGCGGAAGTTCGTCATCTGTAATGCCGACGAGGGCGACCCCGGAGCGTTCATGGACCGCAGCCTGCTGGAAGGGGATCCTCACGCCGTCCTGGAGGGGATGATCATCTGCGCGTACGCCATCGGTGACTGCCGGGAGGGTTTCGTGTACGTGCGCGAGGAATACCCCCTGGCCCTCGAGCACGTGCG from Thermoanaerobacterales bacterium encodes:
- a CDS encoding NAD(P)H-dependent oxidoreductase subunit E, with amino-acid sequence MVTECGTTLLERTRGIVAPYAGREGMLVHALQDVQGVFGYLPEDALRVLAEELGVSLSHIWGVASFYDRFHFIRRGRNTVRVCTGTACQVQGSRNVLQQVEKLLGLRNGETSPDFSFTLETVNCVGCCGLAPVVTVNNEVVPAPEMERVLADLRKGNGGND
- a CDS encoding ASKHA domain-containing protein: MRVRFLPDDVSVEDVVGEKLVTLAATAGIVLRGACGGAGTCGRCRVTLREGRVALGSDGDTVLEGPADVPACRCRPLSDLVVEIPETARLREHRVLIEAAGDERLLPELRDAVPGTLSALYRTVNVALDPPTVNDAKDDLARLRGALEAVVPGRVLRVGLDVLRDLPGVLREGQWRVTVGLAESADGVEVSALTPGYATDGVLGLALDLGTTTVAGQLVDLATGRVVAEAGAYNRQAAFGDDVISRIVYTVEEKDGLAHLQREAAASINSVLQAMLAGLGRSGLDVRSAVCAGNPTMIHLLFGVDARYLRLEPYVPAADEWPAVRAAELGLALHPRALVHTLPGVASYLGGDITGGLVAAGVDVSDELTLFLDVGTNGEMVLGNREWLVGCACSAGPAFEGGGIACGMRAETGAIERVGITAGGYEVVRRTVGDAPPAGLCGSGLIGTVAALRRAGVVDRAGRFVNGVDTPRLRPGPDGPEFVIAWPAETAGGRAITLGEAEIANILRAKAAVFAGIRSMLNAVGIGLNEIERVVIAGGFGRYLHLADAVAIGLLPDLPPERYSYLGNTALKGARAALLAAEVRTRVAAAAERMTYLDLSMETGFMDEFMRALFLPHTDESLFPTVAGHGLADP